A window from Neobacillus sp. PS3-40 encodes these proteins:
- a CDS encoding cytochrome c-type biogenesis protein CcmH, with protein MKNKAGIALLLLLFIFQGSFIRVEAAKQIDYKSAEFKAVASQFSCTCGCGQDHFECDPNTCNLTKQFKKDLVGMMNKGWDKDKIRKYYINIYGEEILTAPEKSGFSLTVWVLPFVILFGAAGTLYFVIRKWVKKKGTDEQSVENEFDNEQNEVESEILSSMIDEERKKYL; from the coding sequence GTGAAAAATAAAGCAGGCATAGCTCTTCTCTTACTATTGTTTATTTTCCAAGGTTCATTTATACGGGTAGAAGCAGCAAAGCAAATTGACTATAAATCAGCTGAATTTAAAGCAGTTGCCTCACAGTTCTCTTGCACATGTGGCTGTGGTCAGGATCATTTTGAATGTGATCCAAATACATGTAACCTCACGAAACAATTTAAAAAAGACTTGGTAGGCATGATGAATAAAGGCTGGGATAAGGATAAAATCCGTAAATACTATATCAATATTTATGGAGAAGAGATTTTAACTGCACCGGAGAAAAGTGGATTTAGTTTAACAGTATGGGTCCTTCCGTTTGTAATTCTCTTTGGGGCAGCAGGGACATTGTACTTCGTCATACGAAAATGGGTAAAGAAAAAAGGAACGGATGAACAATCTGTTGAGAATGAGTTTGATAATGAACAGAATGAAGTAGAAAGTGAAATTCTTTCTTCCATGATTGATGAGGAACGAAAAAAGTATCTTTAG